One Fusarium falciforme chromosome 1, complete sequence genomic window carries:
- a CDS encoding Structure-specific recognition protein 1, with the protein MPKAAAGKRGKVEKKRGKKDPNAPKRGLSAYMFFANEQRENVREENPGISFGQVGKLLGERWKALNEKQRAPYEAKAAADKKRYEDEKQAYNADQEEEESS; encoded by the exons ATGCCtaaggctgctgctggcaagCGTGGAAAGGTTGAGAAGAAGCGAGGCAAGAAGG ACCCCAACGCCCCCAAGCGTGGCCTCTCTGCCTACATGTTCTTCGCCAACGAGCAGCGTGAGAACGTTCGTGAGGAGAACCCCGGCATCTCTTTCGGCCAGGTCGGCAAGCTCCTCGGTGAGCGATGGAAGGCCCTGAACGAGAAGCAGCGTGCCCCCtatgaggccaaggctgctgccGACAAGAAGCGATACGAAGATGAGAAGCAGGCTTACAAC GCCGaccaggaagaggaggagtcCTCCTAG
- a CDS encoding Autophagy-related protein 11 → MALQVLIAHTGQRLEVDIAQFSVLDDLKAWVSRNTSIPPQHIVALTPHGRTVKFANLHAEKEVFIYDIRISASGAANLIVPISAPKPYAITSAPNSIDDVQAISSWQTLYQDRRNWAMRLAEDCGHMNAATHARYDEIDVIIKCLDAAVTNLEISIKQIEPKYTDLKKWVTPTLEEHGNLVSRWERCLELAKNTPISPLMVKFMTRREVKKSKPTLEDLIELDTAKKAGKLAPTAHRRFSDKAKELDNAASRMYQGLEALIGDFEKLMSRSALTHSADSAQLLEDIEAVVKQMDSDYRTALSYSNSQRDLAQASKTASIHTEHMVPTLKMRAQEMDDMLHYATDARNSIASESAKFMRYVTEITSLHSNVKTQINVLNQSEDDMTTFDYLRLIHQLPYMYAAFVAEAVRRREWVDKVKTDSSTLANEMALFQDEESKRRRKWQKMIGSMYGPDLDTNVMGLEVNLLGEDIPWPSVTKEDLTDFIQILQEQDIDQAVLGDVVKLVQDLDHPTKQQSKRLKAFKNGSVHEAALGRSGLMIRGDDDLLRSLQDDKGKLENKLKTAESRVRRLEDLLHRQSQATRPGNLFHPSGPPQQRERGNSGSSVRSSRFDDRRRSSDGLDPLLRRVTQLENELREEKQRSTRLQQELAAQTTQHEDVKSHNEDLKRRHEDLNGQIQEVNTTKKDLLENMEAFKREFLEERKSLESEIKTLKARLEDTEDEIEHFDESRQHEKAGYVVRVEELEAEIEQINKQRQDDALKAQGQVEFLRKETRIQREQQETLERQVQSAQEEARNASRMLATAEETSENQWQALIKLYAELSPDVAIPDNLVDLSDSLLAVATEIIAKLRNSDADIDLLKTDVEHLTATAKELREQISEKDSKLSEDEITTVHLRESLSKEEAKVSALEKELADGREQLTELRAKLSDGETGSEALQKRVEEEEKKVMTLTEEVASKQSQVGSLEEELHLFQEKVEALQGKLSTLNTQYEQRDEKTKDLTQRLYSQNDRMCRLLERVGFAITRKDGEVTVTKIPRAERNAQNPNDSSDPGSSLRRSGTLSRAMADSTDLELLYWLSNSDMQAEGEKYEAFMNKLGNFDMDLFSETIYRRIKEVEHMARKWQREARAYREKAHHLQKDSHEKIAFKHFKEGDLALFLPTRNQQAGAWAAFNVGFPHYFLREQDAHRLRHREWLVARISRIQERVVDLSKSLQPSNETDSINDEENDNPFQLSDGLRWYLIDAFEDKPGAPSTPGMGKSTVAANTVEATANIHTHATGARGKSRDSVASIEGINKTLSKSLESRRSSTGSRKALPFQLGGTTLLKNSALASETNSLRAHPTDTPSGASPTQGGLLTPTNASTAHRAAADGQDAQRNEQADNPAKSPPSESSAKGGGARPDEPRIAVQREDSIESQTKKSVVWDSLWSVDYNYEGGGRK, encoded by the exons ATGGCTCTCCAGGTGTTGATAGCCCATACGGGCCAGCGGCTGGAGGTCGATATCGCACAGTTCTCCGT CCTCGATGATCTCAAGGCCTGGGTCTCCAGGAACACCTCGATCCCACCTCAGCATATCGTCGCCTTGACCCCTCACGGGCGCACCGTCAAGTTTGCCAACCTGCATGCGGAG AAAGAAGTCTTTATCTACGACATCCGAATAAGCGCGTCGGGAGCCGCAAACCTGATCGTCCCAATCTCTGCGCCGAAGCCTTACGCTATCACGAGTGCGCCGAACTCGATCGACGACGTACAAGCGATATCATCATGGCAAACCCTGTACCAAGATCGCCGCAACTGGGCGATGCGCCTGGCGGAAGACTGCGGACACATGAATGCGGCAACACACGCACGATACGACGAAATCGACGTCATCATCAAGTGCCTGGATGCCGCGGTAACCAACCTCGAAATCAGCATCAAGCAGATTGAACCGAAATACACTGACCTGAAGAAATGGGTCACACCAACCTTAGAAGAGCATGGAAACTTGGTATCGAGATGGGAGCGATGTCTCGAGCTGGCGAAGAATACCCCAATTTCGCCCCTGATGGTCAAATTCATGACTCGACGAGAGGTTAAGAAGTCCAAGCCGACCCTGGAAGACCTGATCGAGCTGGATACTGCCAAAAAGGCAGGGAAGCTAGCACCAACCGCTCATCGGAGGTTCAGTGATAAGGCCAAAGAACTCGACAATGCGGCTTCGCGCATGTACCAGGGCTTGGAAGCATTGATCGGCGACTTTGAGAAGTTGATGAGCCGTTCTGCTCTAACTCATAGCGCCGACTCTGcgcagctcctcgaggacaTCGAGGCGGTGGTGAAACAGATGGACTCTGACTATCGCACGGCTCTATCATACAGCAATTCGCAACGCGACCTCGCCCAGGCGTCCAAGACAGCCTCTATTCACACTGAGCATATGGTGCCAACATTGAAAATGCGAGCCCAGGAGATGGACGACATGCTTCACTATGCCACCGATGCGCGCAACTCCATTGCCTCCGAGTCAGCCAAGTTTATGCGATACGTCACAGAGATTACATCTCTACACAGCAATGTCAAGACCCAGATCAACGTGCTCAACCAGTCCGAGGATGACATGACAACATTTGATTACTTGCGTCTGATCCATCAGCTCCCTTATATGTACGCTGCCTTTGTGGCAGAAGCTGTTCGACGCCGAGAATGggtcgacaaggtcaagactGATTCGTCGACCCTGGCCAACGAGATGGCGCTTTTTCAAGACGAAGAGTCGAAGCGGCGGCGCAAATGGCAGAAGATGATTGGCAGTATGTATGGACCAGACCTGGACACGAATGTCATGGGTCTCGAAGTCAACTTGCTTGGAGAAGACATTCCCTGGCCTTCAGTGACAAAGGAGGATCTGACAGATTTCATTCAGATCCTGCAAGAGCAAGATATTGATCAGGCTGTTCTAGGCGACGTGGTGAAGCTTGTGCAAGATCTTGATCATCCGACAAAGCAGCAGTCCAAGAGACTCAAGGCCTTTAAGAATGGGAGCGTGCATGAGGCAGCTCTTGGAAGGAGCGGACTGATGATtcgaggagatgatgatCTCCTCCGGTCGCTCCAGGATGACAAGGGCAAACTCGAGAACAAGCTCAAGACAGCTGAGAGTCGGGTTCGGCGGTTGGAAGACCTATTACATCGGCAGAGCCAGGCAACCCGTCCGGGAAATCTCTTCCATCCTTCAGGTCCTCCTCAACAACGCGAAAGGGGCAACTCCGGTTCTTCGGTCAGATCAAGTCGGTTCGATGACCGCAGACGATCTTCAGATGGCTTGGATCCATTACTACGCCGTGTCACTCAGTTGGAGAATGAGCTACGGGAAGAGAAGCAGCGTTCGACTCGTCTACAACAAGAGCTCGCGGCCCAAACAACCCAGCATGAGGATGTGAAGAGCCACAATGAAGACTTGAAACGCCGACATGAGGACCTGAACGGCCAGATTCAAGAGGTTAACACCACCAAGAAGGATCTACTCGAAAACATGGAGGCATTCAAGCGCGAGTTTCTGGAAGAAAGGAAGTCACTGGAGAGCGAGATCAAGACTCTCAAAGCCCGCCTGGAGGACACTGAGGACGAAATCGAGCATTTCGATGAGTCTAGGCAGCACGAAAAGGCTGGCTATGTTGTCAGagtggaggagcttgaggctgAGATTGAGCAAATCAACAAGCAACGCCAGGACGATGCTCTCAAGGCTCAGGGCCAAGTCGAATTTCTCAGGAAAGAGACGAGGATCCAGAGGGAGCAGCAGGAGACTTTGGAGCGACAGGTGCAGTCAGCTCAGGAGGAAGCTCGCAATGCCTCAAGAATGTTGGCGACTGCCGAGGAGACCTCTGAAAATCAGTGGCAGGCCTTGATAAAGCTCTATGCGGAGCTTTCACCCGATGTTGCCATCCCTGACAACTTGGTGGATCTCTCAGACTCTCTCCTTGCTGTAGCGACGGAGATCATTGCCAAGCTGCGCAACTCAGATGCCGACATTGATCTGCTCAAGACTGATGTGGAGCACCTCACAGCAACCGCCAAGGAACTGCGGGAACAGATTTCTGAAAAGGATTCAAAGCTTTCTGAAGACGAAATCACAACTGTCCACCTTCGGGAGAGCCTCTCCAAGGAAGAGGCAAAGGTCTCTGCTCTGGAAAAGGAGCTAGCAGATGGCAGAGAGCAGCTGACTGAGCTACGTGCTAAACTCAGTGATGGTGAAACTGGCTCGGAAGCCTTGCAAAAGAgggtcgaggaagaggagaaaaagGTGATGACACTGACGGAAGAGGTAGCATCGAAGCAGTCTCAGGTCGGCAGTCTGGAGGAAGAGCTTCACCTGTTCCAGGAGAAGGTTGAAGCCCTCCAGGGCAAGCTGTCTACTCTGAACACCCAATATGAGCAACGAGACGAGAAGACAAAGGATCTAACACAGCGACTGTACTCGCAAAACGACCGCATGTGTCGTCTTCTCGAGCGGGTGGGCTTCGCCATTACGCGGAAGGATGGGGAGGTGACGGTTACCAAGATTCCGCGAGCCGAGAGGAACGCTCAGAACCCCAACGACTCATCCGACCCTGGCTCATCTCTCCGTCGATCAGGAACGCTGAGCCGTGCCATGGCCGACAGCACggatcttgagctcctctACTGGCTCAGCAACTCGGACATGCAAGCTGAGGGCGAGAAGTACGAGGCGTTCATGAACAAGCTTGGCAATTTCGACATGGACCTATTCTCGGAGACCATTTACCGCAGAATTAAAGAAGTGGAACACATGGCACGGAAATGGCAACGAGAGGCACGGGCTTACCGGGAAAAGGCTCACCACTTGCAAAAGGACTCGCACGAAAAGATTGCGTTCAAGCACTTCAAGGAGGGTGATCTCGCCTTGTTCCTACCGACGCGTAACCAGCAGGCTGGAGCATGGGCGGCCTTTAATGTCGGATTCCCTCACTATTTTCTCCGAGAGCAGGATGCTCATCGACTCCGTCACCGGGAGTGGCTTGTTGCTCGAATCTCACGGATCCAGGAACGTGTGGTGGACCTCTCGAAGAGTCTACAGCCGAGCAACGAGACGGACTCGATCAACGACGAGGAGAATGACAATCCCTTCCAGCTCTCAGATGGTCTACGGTGGTATCTAATCGATGCCTTCGAGGACAAACCAGGGGCTCCTTCGACTCCGGGCATGGGCAAGTCAACGGTGGCAGCCAACACGGTGGAAGCGACAGCAAACATACATACCCACGCCACGGGCGCCAGGGGTAAGAGTCGTGACAGCGTCGCCAGTATCGAGGGTATCAACAAGACTCTATCCAAGAGTCTCGAGAGCAGACGCAGCAGCACCGGGTCCAGAAAGGCTCTACCGTTCCAGCTTGGAGGTACGACTTTGTTAAAGAACAGCGCCCTGGCCAGTGAAACAAACTCACTCCGAGCTCACCCAACAGACACCCCTTCCGGCGCGAGTCCCACACAAGGAGGGCTTCTCACGCCGACCAATGCCAGCACTGCACACCGGGCAGCAGCAGACGGCCAAGACGCGCAGAGGAACGAACAAGCGGACAACCCTGCCAAGTCGCCCCCGAGCGAGTCATCAGCAAAAGGCGGCGGCGCCCGACCGGACGAG CCTCGGATTGCGGTGCAGCGGGAGGACTCGATTGAGAGCCAGACGAAGAAGTCGGTTGTATGGGATTCACTGTGGAGTGTGGACTACAACTATGAGGGTGGCGGAAGAAAGTAG
- a CDS encoding CENP-H domain-containing protein, giving the protein MADSIDQPMANGQDEASHLPISEDEEKVLALYDRIQELRLEIAIINAQRSHQPDESSSFTSEETRKAQLELLESRAKYVLRNEVIDTIVMANPILKAVHGGTEAAPVERELLPYVERRDEASIAVAQEAAKTGRVWDELTSTQSDTLLASRKNVASTAELFELAEEAKQKKSIPPNNTKMMQEQAKLEAELKVSKQKWRVMKGVASGIIAGSGIDWARDDELLDVVLDPEMEE; this is encoded by the exons ATGGCGGACTCGATCGATCAGCCCATGGCCAACGGCCAGGATGAAGCATCTCATTTGCCCATAtcagaagatgaggagaaggtccTTGCACTCTATGACAGAATACAGGAGCTTCGGTTAGAAATCGCAATCATCAACGCGCAGCGCTCTCACCAGCCAG ATGAATCATCATCATTCACATCAGAAGAAACACGCAAGGCGCAGttggagcttctcgagtCGAGGGCAAAGTATGTCCTGAGGAACGAGGTGATTGACACCATTGTCATGGCCAACCCGATCCTCAAAGCCGTTCATGGCGGGACAGAAGCTGCACCTGTTGAACG TGAGCTTCTCCCATATGTGGAACGCAGAGACGAGGCATCCATTGCGGTTGCCCAGGAGGCGGCCAAGACTGGCAGAGTTTGGGACGAATTGACCTCCACGCAGAGCGATACTTTGCTTGCCTCTCGGAAAAACGTGGCATCAACGGCAGAGCTATTTGAGCTCGCAGAGGAGGCCAAGCAAAAGAAGAGCATTCCACCGAATAACACCAAGATGATGCAAGAGCAAGCGAAACTCGAGGCAGAGCTCAAGGTGAGCAAGCAGAAATGGAGAGTAATGAAGGGCGTGGCAAGCGGGATAATCGCTGGCAGCGGGATCGACTGGGCGCGCGATGATGAGCTACTCGATGTTGTTCTTGACCCTGAGATGGAAGAATGA